In Heyndrickxia vini, the sequence TTTTGGACAATCTAAGTATACTGAGGTTTGATCAAGCTCTAATTCTCTTAATGACTTACACGAACTACAATAATGCCATCTTGGAAAGCGCATTAAAGGCATGACTAGCCCACTGTTTGGAATAACTTCCATAGCATTTCTTGATATCTTTCTAAATTCTGGCGGAGTGTAAAATTTATCTACCTTTAAGATTGATTTTAGACGCGGCTCATTTACCGCAAACTCTTCAATATTTTTTGCTTTATTTCCTTTAGAATCTCTAAACCAGAGATCTAAAGAGCCTACAACAGCTGTTTCACCTTCAGGGCTAATTACTAATGCACCTGGTCCTTCTGTTCCGACCAGTTTAGAGCGTCTCATCGGTAAATATCGCATTTAATCATCGTCCTCCCAGACAAATTCGTCTTCCTCTTTTTCTATTAAAACAATAGAACCTCTACTTTCAACATCTACACTTCTCAACGTATTAATTACAGGAATACTGCCAGCATATTTTTCACCGTCACTTAAATTTCCAGCTTGATACATCAAACCACGTTCTGTATCAGAAACTCGCCAAGTTTCATAGCGTCCTTGTAAAATTCCATCTATGAACGCCTTAAAGCTATCTTTCCATACATCCAATTGATCAAAATCGATTAATTCTACTCGGTTTTTAAATCTTTTGCGAAAAGAATTGAAACGGTCATCTTTTATAACTCGTTTTAACTCTTTACTTGTAGGATAGTTTGCTATTTGCATATCCATCCGTTGACGTAAGAATCCGATTAGCACGCTTGTCAACCCTCGCTCTAGGGAAGCCGTAGAGAAAGGCGTTAAACTTGTTGTTTCTACCTGTGCATAAAGTCTTTGATGATATTCATTAAAGTGTTCAAAATGGGATTTATCGCGCGAGTTTTGATTAGAATATACTGTTATAATTAAACCCGGTCTCTCGTTAGGTCTTCGCCCTACCCGACCGCTTACTTGAATATATTGGGCTGTCATTTTAGGCTGGCTGACGATGCCCATTATTGATAAACGGTCAATATCGACGCCTACTTCAATAATATTTGAGGCTAAACATGACGTAAGAGCCTTTGTGCGTCCTTTACTATCTTTTGTAGTATAAGGAACATTCAGGTCATCTATAGTTTTAGAGATTTCGTTACTTTGTTTTCGGGACGTTAATTCTAATGGTGCCCCTAAAAATCTCCTATTACTAAATCCTTCTCTCTTAACTAACGCATCAATATACGTTGGAATATCGCTATTAAATAAATTTAATCCGGCCCCTAAATCTTTTAAGCTATTATAAAATGAAAGCAGTGTCCAAAATGGATCCCTATCATCTTCATGCAAGCTCTCCACTTTCTGTAAAATAGCTGAATACGTCATTACTTGTGCCATCAAAATACGCACCCTTGATGTAAAAACACCTACATACTTTCGACCGGGCTTTGGTTCCCCACTCTCATCAAAGGCCACTTTGGAAAAGAACGAATCATCAATGTCGACACCTGGGCTTGGGAACAGTCTTGCGTTTGTTCGTCCAAATAGGCATTTAGCTTGTTCCTCAAACTCTTTAATAGTTGCTGTTGCCGAAATAATTTTAGGCTTAACTGGTACCCTCCCACGATCGTCAATGCATAATTCCTCTATTAATACTTCATAAAGACCTGCAAGCGTCCCCAATGGTCCTGAAATTAAATGTAGTTCGTCCTGAACAATAATTTGTGGTGGTGATACAACTCGCACCCCCATTTCATTTAAGCCAAATAACTTTCTAGCTTCAGGTTGCCATGTTAATTGAACAAACTTATCGATTGTCCCAATTAAAAAAGTCGGTTGTTTTTCATAAATTGTATCATCTACGAAATAGACGGGAATTTCATCATGGAAATTACATTGTTCATCCGGGCATGCCACTATTAAGTTGTTATTTTTATTTTTAAATCCAATTACCTTGATCTCGTTGCGATTTGCACCTTTTCCCTGCACTTGTACCTTTCCTATTTGACAACCACACCAAGGGCATCTTGTTACTACGAGATTCTCAGGACCTTTTGACTTACTCATAGCATTTACTAGTCTTAACGCTTCTTTATTGGTATTAGGTGAAGTTTTTGATCCTACCCAAATTCCAATAGAATAAGGTACACGACCGAGGTCCTTTTCATTTTCTCGACGTACATATTCCATTGCACATATTAGTCTAGATGCACGCTGGAACTGGTCAGCTGTTAACAAACGTAAAGTATAACGCATTATAATATCTACACCAGCATCAGTAGGATCTATCAAGCGTCGGTAAAACATTTGAAATGCTGCAACGCCTAAATATGCCTCCGTTTTTCCGCCTCCAGTAGGGAACCAGATTAAATCAACTATTTCACGGTCTAAGGAATCCTTTTCTACTAAAGATTGGATTGATAATAAGAAAAAAGCGATTTGGAAAGCGCGCCAGCTATTATCACACGAGCTTAAATCGCTCATACTTCTTGTTGAATCGGCAAATGTTTTTTCGAATACTAGTTCTAATCCATTATCTC encodes:
- a CDS encoding helicase-related protein, with the protein product MDKKLEISLYNREQIIDAIEQEIVGPSNIQNATKPLNVIGNTTFYNFDDLNTNYYWNKATLKEEVIQRDTPSRRYAAGMLYPMILENNEPEEDELVIDVINDEQQAEFYDHLDNLNAEEIDEESGLDDAAPKIQQKDSMPSSMGMTFCLSRDTKAFTVKFKGGIYEKHKIYADIIHKDENNGKEKHYKFDEYWWLRTSVFAEKEIKLSEFNLNKGISVKQFPFHIYDNTKNRIERISLKLHIQYRAKEEYTLLTVTVLNVSEPPARHNLNEFTVFQSHLTITAPTGSFLNYPKVFQRNLDLTENEWNNELLFRYKSNYSIGHYCSVTWNQYAKNISEINSTFIPRYETESMTPDVTLNIEGKEVNLRIEMQALMNVKNYDELFQILHPLVTGYKDWIAEREEETQSLQKELKKAAVTNLKFCKESLTRIKKGLELLKNPKVLTAFKMANQAILLQQINGKIPRKAYFEKRDNGLELVFEKTFADSTRSMSDLSSCDNSWRAFQIAFFLLSIQSLVEKDSLDREIVDLIWFPTGGGKTEAYLGVAAFQMFYRRLIDPTDAGVDIIMRYTLRLLTADQFQRASRLICAMEYVRRENEKDLGRVPYSIGIWVGSKTSPNTNKEALRLVNAMSKSKGPENLVVTRCPWCGCQIGKVQVQGKGANRNEIKVIGFKNKNNNLIVACPDEQCNFHDEIPVYFVDDTIYEKQPTFLIGTIDKFVQLTWQPEARKLFGLNEMGVRVVSPPQIIVQDELHLISGPLGTLAGLYEVLIEELCIDDRGRVPVKPKIISATATIKEFEEQAKCLFGRTNARLFPSPGVDIDDSFFSKVAFDESGEPKPGRKYVGVFTSRVRILMAQVMTYSAILQKVESLHEDDRDPFWTLLSFYNSLKDLGAGLNLFNSDIPTYIDALVKREGFSNRRFLGAPLELTSRKQSNEISKTIDDLNVPYTTKDSKGRTKALTSCLASNIIEVGVDIDRLSIMGIVSQPKMTAQYIQVSGRVGRRPNERPGLIITVYSNQNSRDKSHFEHFNEYHQRLYAQVETTSLTPFSTASLERGLTSVLIGFLRQRMDMQIANYPTSKELKRVIKDDRFNSFRKRFKNRVELIDFDQLDVWKDSFKAFIDGILQGRYETWRVSDTERGLMYQAGNLSDGEKYAGSIPVINTLRSVDVESRGSIVLIEKEEDEFVWEDDD